From one Nonomuraea polychroma genomic stretch:
- a CDS encoding DUF6493 family protein yields MSAWDDLLKHIRAGDVVGTIRLVGELGPAERKVVAAELPTCLTARSRGVLDWREWDRQLRPLLMAGAGSLSGASAVTGWLLRRDFRWQVQDRVVGRVLELLRRRPVDWQADVALRLAGRLRHADVWPWAVAAALVRETGVRPPDSDPFMTGWLRELGDRTSGLDPAMAAGDPLLAAYGPRLFEIDGLGLVDVWRVVEGVVRLLEHGLLDRAAVIDGLLGRLLRDGPAALTPLVGLHDRLDLDLDEAAERARDYARLLPAGPVAVADLALAQLRRLEEAGRLEEELFGEALEALAFRPEKKLLRAAISWAGDAVLRLPPAGGAPRVDTVLRAMAMIFAQDTLALQERAVRLAVKLAPRSGADGREAVRDAAAGLPAELREKVSAAYGGGIAAGEVPVTPLSAVQDGRRIEPPFGSVEELAHAVTVFSWPPDPYDFERLLAGLAEWSHRAPEALRTALRPWWHPFDPHVFGHYGYEVHESVVEGFRLAFLAFASPQDSVALSRDKAPRRSRPSDLGALDELYLRRARELAACLLSGGGYPVILATPTAGTGHVDPGVLLDRIERLEAAGVDALPGDLAQALLRLPRTISAADLARAGRLSSPAGQASAAWMRGDRPADPTVTVSVGWHESYGGYGWHEVRAHMAVPVVGELFREVLETRPGYSDTPEWWPPALPSHREIVAAHLLGTLVSEKDGSGGHAQVLASLAQGDGPLGDGMAYALACGMGHAAAADRAGATDALLTLAARGEVPAEELAQAVTTLVTGDVVKLNRVVSALDDATQAGAHEAVWEVVVRLLPGLLPQDGERPRAGLADLLAAGARAARIAGVRAKLPEVAMIAARKGSSRLIQEARRLIQLVRL; encoded by the coding sequence GTGAGCGCGTGGGACGACCTGCTCAAACACATCCGGGCCGGCGACGTGGTCGGCACGATCCGCCTGGTCGGCGAGCTGGGCCCGGCCGAACGCAAGGTGGTGGCGGCTGAGCTGCCGACATGCCTGACGGCGCGGTCCCGTGGCGTCCTGGACTGGCGGGAGTGGGACCGGCAGCTGAGGCCCCTGCTGATGGCGGGCGCGGGCAGCCTGAGCGGCGCTTCGGCCGTGACCGGCTGGCTGCTGCGCCGTGACTTCCGGTGGCAGGTCCAGGACCGGGTCGTCGGCCGGGTGCTGGAGCTGCTGCGCCGGCGGCCCGTGGACTGGCAGGCGGACGTGGCGTTGCGTCTGGCCGGGCGGCTGCGCCACGCGGACGTGTGGCCGTGGGCGGTGGCCGCGGCGCTCGTGCGGGAGACCGGAGTCCGGCCGCCGGACAGTGACCCCTTCATGACGGGTTGGCTGCGCGAGCTCGGCGACCGGACGAGCGGGCTCGATCCGGCCATGGCGGCCGGGGATCCGTTGCTGGCGGCGTACGGGCCGCGCCTGTTCGAGATCGACGGCCTGGGCCTGGTGGATGTCTGGCGCGTGGTGGAGGGCGTCGTGCGGTTGCTCGAGCATGGGCTGCTGGATCGGGCGGCGGTGATCGACGGCCTCCTGGGGCGGCTGCTGCGCGACGGGCCCGCGGCGCTGACCCCGCTGGTGGGCCTGCACGACCGGCTTGACCTGGATTTGGATGAGGCGGCCGAGCGGGCCAGGGATTATGCCAGGCTGCTGCCGGCCGGGCCGGTCGCGGTGGCGGACCTGGCGCTGGCTCAGCTGCGGCGGCTGGAGGAGGCCGGGCGGCTGGAGGAGGAGTTGTTCGGCGAGGCGCTGGAGGCGCTGGCGTTCCGGCCGGAGAAGAAGCTGTTGCGCGCCGCGATCTCGTGGGCCGGTGACGCGGTGCTGCGCCTGCCGCCCGCGGGCGGGGCGCCGCGGGTGGACACGGTCTTGCGCGCCATGGCCATGATCTTCGCGCAGGACACGCTGGCGCTGCAGGAGCGGGCCGTGCGGCTGGCCGTGAAGCTGGCGCCGCGGTCCGGCGCGGACGGGCGGGAGGCGGTGCGCGACGCGGCCGCCGGGCTGCCCGCCGAACTGCGGGAGAAGGTGTCGGCCGCGTACGGAGGCGGCATCGCCGCGGGGGAGGTCCCGGTCACGCCGTTGTCCGCGGTCCAGGACGGTCGCCGGATCGAGCCGCCCTTCGGCTCTGTGGAGGAGCTCGCGCACGCGGTGACCGTCTTCAGCTGGCCGCCGGACCCGTACGACTTCGAGCGCCTCCTGGCCGGGCTGGCAGAATGGTCGCACCGAGCCCCCGAGGCGCTGCGCACGGCGTTACGGCCGTGGTGGCATCCGTTCGATCCGCACGTGTTCGGCCACTACGGCTACGAGGTCCACGAGAGTGTGGTCGAAGGCTTTCGCCTGGCTTTCCTGGCCTTCGCCTCCCCGCAGGACAGCGTGGCGCTGTCGCGGGACAAGGCGCCCCGCCGCAGCCGGCCGAGCGATCTCGGCGCGCTCGACGAGCTCTACCTGCGCCGCGCCCGCGAGCTCGCCGCTTGCTTGCTGAGCGGCGGCGGCTACCCCGTCATCCTGGCCACGCCCACGGCCGGGACCGGCCACGTCGATCCCGGTGTGCTGCTCGACCGGATCGAGCGTCTCGAAGCCGCCGGAGTGGACGCACTGCCCGGCGACCTCGCCCAGGCCCTGCTGCGGCTCCCGCGTACGATCTCCGCGGCGGATCTGGCGCGGGCCGGGCGGCTGAGCTCGCCGGCGGGCCAGGCCAGTGCTGCGTGGATGCGGGGTGACCGGCCGGCCGACCCTACGGTGACGGTCTCTGTGGGCTGGCACGAGAGTTACGGCGGCTATGGCTGGCACGAGGTGCGCGCGCACATGGCGGTGCCGGTTGTGGGTGAGCTGTTCCGTGAGGTGCTGGAGACTCGGCCGGGCTACTCCGACACGCCGGAGTGGTGGCCGCCGGCCCTGCCGTCGCATCGTGAGATCGTGGCGGCGCACCTGCTCGGCACGCTGGTGTCCGAGAAGGACGGGAGCGGCGGGCACGCGCAGGTGCTGGCGAGTCTGGCGCAGGGGGATGGCCCGCTCGGTGACGGGATGGCGTACGCGCTCGCCTGTGGCATGGGCCACGCGGCGGCGGCCGATCGGGCGGGCGCGACCGACGCGCTGCTGACGCTGGCCGCGCGCGGCGAAGTCCCGGCGGAGGAGCTGGCGCAGGCGGTCACGACGCTGGTCACGGGTGATGTCGTCAAGCTCAATCGGGTGGTGTCGGCGCTGGACGATGCCACTCAGGCCGGTGCGCACGAGGCGGTGTGGGAGGTGGTCGTGCGGCTGCTGCCGGGGTTGCTGCCGCAGGATGGCGAACGGCCCCGCGCCGGGTTGGCCGACCTGCTGGCGGCGGGGGCGAGGGCGGCGAGGATCGCGGGGGTGCGTGCAAAGCTTCCGGAGGTGGCGATGATCGCGGCGCGTAAAGGGTCGAGCAGGCTCATCCAGGAGGCGCGGCGACTGATCCAGCTCGTCCGCTTATGA
- a CDS encoding YybH family protein yields MNSHDTSQPHVILAGDPDTPAARFVAAMNSGDPQALDHVYEPDAVLVPVPGQPVTGPARLAANQHLQSLGIPIEARHAYVAGDIALLIVDWSMRGTARDGSTVDLSGTATDVARRGADGQWRYVIDNPHGTA; encoded by the coding sequence ATGAACAGTCATGACACTTCGCAGCCGCACGTGATCCTCGCCGGCGACCCCGACACCCCCGCCGCCCGTTTCGTCGCGGCCATGAACTCCGGCGACCCTCAGGCACTCGACCACGTCTACGAGCCCGACGCCGTCCTCGTCCCGGTCCCCGGCCAGCCCGTCACCGGCCCCGCGCGCCTGGCCGCCAACCAGCACCTGCAAAGCCTCGGAATCCCCATCGAGGCCCGCCACGCCTACGTCGCCGGCGACATCGCGCTGCTCATCGTGGACTGGTCCATGCGCGGCACCGCACGCGACGGCAGCACCGTCGACCTCAGCGGCACCGCCACCGACGTCGCCCGCCGCGGCGCCGACGGCCAATGGCGCTACGTCATCGACAACCCGCACGGCACCGCCTGA
- a CDS encoding permease: MTATTDRPAPERSGPALGPPWAFLGLVALLVAGRFLLAPHLTDPALRTWATVFVAVCVQAIPFLVFGVALSAAITAFVPASFWTRALPRQPYAAVPVAGVAGAVLPGCECASVPVASGLMARGVAAPAALAFLLASPAINPVVLIATAVAFPGNPSMVVARFTASLAVAVLAGWIWARFGRAAWLPAPRRQAEPGQSRWGAFLDAMCHDLLHAGGYLVVGALAAATLNVVIPREWLTALGGIPVVSVLVLAFLAVLLSICSEADAFVAASLTTFSPTAKLAFLVVGPIVDLKLIALHTGTFGRAFAWRFVPLTLTLAIAVSFVTGWALL, encoded by the coding sequence ATGACCGCGACAACGGACCGGCCGGCCCCGGAACGCTCAGGCCCGGCACTCGGACCGCCGTGGGCATTCCTCGGCCTGGTGGCACTGCTGGTCGCAGGCAGGTTCCTGCTCGCGCCCCACCTGACCGACCCGGCACTGCGGACCTGGGCCACCGTGTTCGTGGCCGTGTGCGTGCAGGCCATCCCCTTCCTGGTGTTCGGCGTGGCACTGTCAGCGGCGATCACCGCATTCGTACCCGCCTCGTTCTGGACGAGGGCATTGCCCCGGCAACCCTACGCGGCTGTGCCGGTGGCGGGGGTGGCCGGAGCGGTGCTGCCCGGCTGCGAATGCGCGTCGGTCCCGGTCGCCTCCGGACTCATGGCACGAGGCGTCGCCGCCCCGGCGGCCCTGGCGTTCCTGCTGGCCTCACCGGCCATCAACCCGGTCGTGCTCATCGCCACAGCCGTCGCCTTCCCCGGCAACCCATCCATGGTGGTGGCCCGGTTCACCGCCTCGCTGGCGGTGGCGGTGCTCGCGGGCTGGATCTGGGCGCGATTCGGGCGCGCCGCCTGGCTGCCCGCCCCGCGCCGCCAGGCCGAACCGGGCCAAAGCCGATGGGGCGCCTTCCTCGACGCCATGTGCCACGACCTCCTGCACGCCGGCGGATACCTCGTCGTCGGCGCCCTGGCCGCCGCGACGCTGAACGTCGTGATCCCCCGCGAATGGCTGACCGCCCTCGGCGGCATACCGGTCGTGTCGGTACTGGTACTGGCCTTTCTGGCGGTCCTGCTGTCGATCTGCTCCGAAGCCGACGCCTTCGTGGCGGCCTCGCTCACGACGTTCTCACCCACCGCCAAGCTCGCGTTCCTCGTGGTCGGGCCCATCGTGGACCTGAAACTGATCGCCCTGCACACCGGCACCTTCGGCCGGGCCTTCGCCTGGCGTTTCGTGCCGCTCACGCTGACACTGGCGATCGCCGTCAGCTTCGTCACAGGCTGGGCACTGCTGTGA
- a CDS encoding TIGR03943 family putative permease subunit: MNRQAQGWLLVVLGATLLSVSAFSAMYANYVRTGFRPALVTTGAILVALGLAAAFRRRRPGQHAPRVAWLLAAPVFAIVLIAPPALGSYAARRQTTAPPPATAYTGPPAADLTLGEFIGRAYGTSTSLAGRPVRLTGFAVTSGRGWHLTRMRINCCAADALALEVTVEGAPAPPEDSWVRVTGTWVPWKNGIPRDYTPPAIAATEIVRIEPPAEPYEEPT; this comes from the coding sequence GTGAACCGACAGGCCCAGGGATGGCTCCTGGTAGTGCTCGGCGCGACGCTGCTGAGCGTGTCGGCGTTCTCGGCGATGTACGCCAACTACGTCAGGACCGGGTTCCGCCCCGCACTGGTGACCACCGGCGCGATCCTGGTGGCGCTCGGCCTGGCAGCGGCCTTCCGGCGGCGACGGCCCGGCCAGCACGCACCCCGGGTGGCGTGGCTGCTGGCGGCACCCGTCTTCGCGATCGTGCTCATCGCGCCACCCGCGCTCGGCTCGTACGCCGCCCGCCGCCAAACCACCGCTCCCCCACCCGCCACCGCCTACACCGGGCCCCCGGCCGCCGACCTGACACTCGGCGAGTTCATCGGCCGTGCCTACGGCACCTCCACATCCCTCGCGGGCCGGCCGGTGCGGCTGACCGGCTTCGCCGTGACGTCCGGGCGCGGCTGGCACCTCACCAGGATGCGGATCAACTGCTGCGCCGCCGACGCGCTCGCCCTGGAGGTCACCGTCGAAGGCGCACCGGCCCCGCCCGAGGACTCCTGGGTACGGGTCACCGGCACCTGGGTGCCCTGGAAGAACGGCATCCCCCGCGACTACACGCCACCCGCCATCGCCGCAACAGAGATCGTCAGGATCGAGCCGCCCGCCGAGCCGTACGAGGAGCCCACGTGA
- a CDS encoding TIGR03943 family putative permease subunit, protein MSRTSQALLLLQLGAALLWISAFSADFTNYVKPGFQPLLITAGAVLTVLGAAVPALERRRRRQAAITPAALEEELHLARLLGREPVVPTPTAAHEEHHDPVRIAWLLAAPAAAIFLVAPPALGSYTVQQAEHAPAPPPPSVVDAALRPLKHGRVNDLTMSEFAGRAWSAPASLKGKRVRLTGFAVPSPGGWHLARLRIGCCAADAQTMKVTVKGRPPPRPTPGYASPAPGSPPRGRSYRRWLSLK, encoded by the coding sequence GTGAGCCGGACGTCCCAAGCTCTGCTCCTGCTCCAGCTCGGCGCGGCACTACTGTGGATCTCCGCCTTCTCAGCCGACTTCACCAACTACGTCAAACCAGGCTTCCAGCCCCTGCTGATCACCGCCGGCGCCGTGCTGACCGTCCTCGGGGCGGCGGTCCCGGCCCTCGAACGGCGGCGCCGACGCCAGGCGGCCATCACCCCCGCCGCCCTCGAGGAAGAGCTGCACCTGGCCCGGTTACTGGGCCGCGAGCCCGTCGTCCCCACCCCGACGGCCGCCCACGAGGAACACCACGACCCGGTCCGGATCGCATGGCTGCTGGCCGCCCCGGCCGCCGCCATCTTCCTGGTCGCGCCGCCGGCACTCGGCTCGTACACCGTCCAACAAGCAGAGCACGCCCCCGCCCCTCCCCCGCCGTCCGTCGTGGACGCCGCCCTGCGACCGCTCAAGCACGGCCGGGTCAACGACCTGACCATGAGCGAGTTTGCCGGCCGCGCCTGGTCCGCGCCCGCCTCGCTGAAGGGCAAGAGGGTACGGCTGACCGGCTTCGCCGTCCCATCCCCCGGAGGATGGCATCTCGCGCGCCTGCGCATCGGCTGCTGCGCGGCCGATGCCCAGACGATGAAGGTGACCGTCAAGGGCCGCCCGCCCCCGCGGCCGACACCTGGGTACGCGTCACCGGCACCTGGATCCCCGCCCCGCGGACGGTCGTACCGGCGCTGGCTGTCGTTGAAATAG